One window of the Camelina sativa cultivar DH55 chromosome 1, Cs, whole genome shotgun sequence genome contains the following:
- the LOC104778135 gene encoding ABC transporter E family member 1 isoform X2: MADRLTRIAIISEDRCKPKKCRQECKKSCPVVKTGKLCIEVAPTSKTAFLSEELCIGCGICVKKCPFEAIQIINLPKDLEKDTTHRYGANGFKLHRLPVPRPGQVLGLVGTNGIGKSTALKILAGKLKPNLGKFNNPPDWEDILTRFRGSELQSYFIRVVEENLKTAIKPQHVDHIKEVVRDNLGKVLEKLDERGMVEEICADMELNQILEREARQVSGGELQRFAIAAVFVKKADIYMFDEPSSYLDVRQRLKAAQVIRSLLRHDSYVIVVEHDLSVLDYLSDFVCCLYGKPGAYGVVTLPFSVREGINVFLAGFIPTENLRFRDESLTFRVSDTPQETDGEVKSYARYKYPNMSKQLGGFKLQVMEGEFTDSQIIVMLGENGTGKTTFIRMLAGAFPREEGVDSGMPEFNVSYKPQGNDSKRECTVRQLLHDKIRDAYTHPQFVSDVIRPLQIEPLLDQVVKTLSGGEKQRVAITLCLGKPADIYLIDEPSAHLDSEQRITASKVIKRFILHAKKTAFIVEHDFIMATYLADRVIVYEGQPAVKCIAHSPQSLLSGMNLFLSHLNITFRRDPTNFRPRINKLESTKDKEQKAAGSYYYLDD; this comes from the exons ATGGCAGACCGATTGACTCGAATCGCTATCATAAGTGAAGACAGGTGTAAGCCGAAGAAATGTCGCCAGGAGTGTAAGAAGAGTTGTCCTGTTGTCAAGACTG GGAAACTTTGTATTGAGGTTGCTCCTACTTCCAAGACTGCTTTCTTATCCGAGGAGCTGTGTATAGGATGTGGTATCTGTGTTAAG AAATGCCCGTTTGAAGCTATTCAGATTATCAATCTTCCTAAGGACTTGGAGAAAGATACAACCCATCGTTATGGTGCTAATGGTTTTAAACTGCACAG GCTTCCAGTTCCAAGGCCGGGGCAAGTCCTTGGTTTGGTTGGAACAAACGGTATTGGAAAATCTACAGCTCTCAAAATTTTGGCTGgaaaactcaaaccaaatctTGGCAAATTTAAT AATCCTCCTGACTGggaagatattttaactcgctTCCGCGGGTCAGAACTTCAAAGCTACTTCATCCGAGTCGTAGAAGAGAATCTAAAG ACTGCTATAAAGCCACAACATGTCGACCACATCAAAGAAGTTGTTCGAGATAATCTTGGCAAGGTGCTTGAGAAGCTGGACGAGAGAGGAATGGTGGAAGAGATTTGTGCTGATATGGAGTTGAACCAGATCCTGGAGCGTGAAGCAAGACAAGTATCTGGTGGGGAGCTGCAGAGGTTTGCGATTGCCGCAGTTTTCGTAAAGAAGGCTGATATATACATGTTTGATGAACCATCTAGTTACCTCGATGTGAGGCAGAGACTCAAAGCTGCTCAAGTTATACGCTCACTCCTCAGACATGACAG CTACGTAATTGTTGTGGAGCACGACCTCAGCGTCCTTGACTATCTCTCCGATTTCGTTTGCTGTTTGTATGGGAAACCAGGAGCATATGGTGTCGTGACTCTCCCCTTTTCTGTCAGAGAAGGAATCAATGTGTTCTTGGCCGGGTTTATCCCCACAGAAAACTTGCGTTTCAGGGATGAATCTCTGACCTTCAGG GTTTCTGATACTCCACAAGAGACTGATGGGGAAGTGAAGTCCTATGCAAGATACAAATACCCAAACATGAGTAAGCAACTTGGGGGTTTCAAGCTGCAAGTTATGGAAGGGGAGTTCACAGACTCTCAGATTATTGTAATGCTCGGAGAGAATGGTACAGGGAAAACGACCTTCATCCGCATGCTG GCAGGCGCATTCCCACGTGAAGAGGGTGTTGACTCGGGGATGCCGGAGTTTAATGTGTCGTACAAACCGCAAGGCAATGATTCGAAGCGCGAGTGTACAGTAAGACAGTTGCTACATGATAAGATCCGTGATGCATATACGCATCCTCAGTTTGTGTCAGATGTAATAAGACCGCTTCAGATTGAGCCGTTGTTGGATCAAGTGGTAAAAACTCTGTCGGGTGGAGAGAAGCAGAGGGTTGCCATTACTCTATGCCTTGGGAAGCCCGCTGATATCTATCTGATTGATGAGCCAAGTGCGCATTTGGACTCAGAGCAGCGGATCACAGCTTCAAAGGTGATAAAACGGTTTATCCTGCATGCAAAGAAAACAGCGTTTATCGTAGAGCATGACTTTATTATGGCGACCTATCTGGCGGACAGAGTCATTGTGTACGAAGGACAGCCAGCCGTCAAGTGTATCGCTCATTCGCCACAGTCGCTGCTCAGCGGAATGAACCTCTTCTTATCG CACCTGAACATCACATTCAGACGAGATCCAACAAACTTCAGGCCAAGGATCAACAAATTAGAGTCTACCAAGGA
- the LOC104778135 gene encoding ABC transporter E family member 1 isoform X1, translating into MADRLTRIAIISEDRCKPKKCRQECKKSCPVVKTGKLCIEVAPTSKTAFLSEELCIGCGICVKVLTPRLYLFSTLNDFVSLICWCTILQKCPFEAIQIINLPKDLEKDTTHRYGANGFKLHRLPVPRPGQVLGLVGTNGIGKSTALKILAGKLKPNLGKFNNPPDWEDILTRFRGSELQSYFIRVVEENLKTAIKPQHVDHIKEVVRDNLGKVLEKLDERGMVEEICADMELNQILEREARQVSGGELQRFAIAAVFVKKADIYMFDEPSSYLDVRQRLKAAQVIRSLLRHDSYVIVVEHDLSVLDYLSDFVCCLYGKPGAYGVVTLPFSVREGINVFLAGFIPTENLRFRDESLTFRVSDTPQETDGEVKSYARYKYPNMSKQLGGFKLQVMEGEFTDSQIIVMLGENGTGKTTFIRMLAGAFPREEGVDSGMPEFNVSYKPQGNDSKRECTVRQLLHDKIRDAYTHPQFVSDVIRPLQIEPLLDQVVKTLSGGEKQRVAITLCLGKPADIYLIDEPSAHLDSEQRITASKVIKRFILHAKKTAFIVEHDFIMATYLADRVIVYEGQPAVKCIAHSPQSLLSGMNLFLSHLNITFRRDPTNFRPRINKLESTKDKEQKAAGSYYYLDD; encoded by the exons ATGGCAGACCGATTGACTCGAATCGCTATCATAAGTGAAGACAGGTGTAAGCCGAAGAAATGTCGCCAGGAGTGTAAGAAGAGTTGTCCTGTTGTCAAGACTG GGAAACTTTGTATTGAGGTTGCTCCTACTTCCAAGACTGCTTTCTTATCCGAGGAGCTGTGTATAGGATGTGGTATCTGTGTTAAGGTACTTACGCCTAGGCTATATCTTTTTTCTACATTGAATGATTTTGTCTCCCTGATTTGTTGGTGCACCATTTTGCAGAAATGCCCGTTTGAAGCTATTCAGATTATCAATCTTCCTAAGGACTTGGAGAAAGATACAACCCATCGTTATGGTGCTAATGGTTTTAAACTGCACAG GCTTCCAGTTCCAAGGCCGGGGCAAGTCCTTGGTTTGGTTGGAACAAACGGTATTGGAAAATCTACAGCTCTCAAAATTTTGGCTGgaaaactcaaaccaaatctTGGCAAATTTAAT AATCCTCCTGACTGggaagatattttaactcgctTCCGCGGGTCAGAACTTCAAAGCTACTTCATCCGAGTCGTAGAAGAGAATCTAAAG ACTGCTATAAAGCCACAACATGTCGACCACATCAAAGAAGTTGTTCGAGATAATCTTGGCAAGGTGCTTGAGAAGCTGGACGAGAGAGGAATGGTGGAAGAGATTTGTGCTGATATGGAGTTGAACCAGATCCTGGAGCGTGAAGCAAGACAAGTATCTGGTGGGGAGCTGCAGAGGTTTGCGATTGCCGCAGTTTTCGTAAAGAAGGCTGATATATACATGTTTGATGAACCATCTAGTTACCTCGATGTGAGGCAGAGACTCAAAGCTGCTCAAGTTATACGCTCACTCCTCAGACATGACAG CTACGTAATTGTTGTGGAGCACGACCTCAGCGTCCTTGACTATCTCTCCGATTTCGTTTGCTGTTTGTATGGGAAACCAGGAGCATATGGTGTCGTGACTCTCCCCTTTTCTGTCAGAGAAGGAATCAATGTGTTCTTGGCCGGGTTTATCCCCACAGAAAACTTGCGTTTCAGGGATGAATCTCTGACCTTCAGG GTTTCTGATACTCCACAAGAGACTGATGGGGAAGTGAAGTCCTATGCAAGATACAAATACCCAAACATGAGTAAGCAACTTGGGGGTTTCAAGCTGCAAGTTATGGAAGGGGAGTTCACAGACTCTCAGATTATTGTAATGCTCGGAGAGAATGGTACAGGGAAAACGACCTTCATCCGCATGCTG GCAGGCGCATTCCCACGTGAAGAGGGTGTTGACTCGGGGATGCCGGAGTTTAATGTGTCGTACAAACCGCAAGGCAATGATTCGAAGCGCGAGTGTACAGTAAGACAGTTGCTACATGATAAGATCCGTGATGCATATACGCATCCTCAGTTTGTGTCAGATGTAATAAGACCGCTTCAGATTGAGCCGTTGTTGGATCAAGTGGTAAAAACTCTGTCGGGTGGAGAGAAGCAGAGGGTTGCCATTACTCTATGCCTTGGGAAGCCCGCTGATATCTATCTGATTGATGAGCCAAGTGCGCATTTGGACTCAGAGCAGCGGATCACAGCTTCAAAGGTGATAAAACGGTTTATCCTGCATGCAAAGAAAACAGCGTTTATCGTAGAGCATGACTTTATTATGGCGACCTATCTGGCGGACAGAGTCATTGTGTACGAAGGACAGCCAGCCGTCAAGTGTATCGCTCATTCGCCACAGTCGCTGCTCAGCGGAATGAACCTCTTCTTATCG CACCTGAACATCACATTCAGACGAGATCCAACAAACTTCAGGCCAAGGATCAACAAATTAGAGTCTACCAAGGA
- the LOC104778135 gene encoding ABC transporter E family member 1 isoform X3 yields MVEEICADMELNQILEREARQVSGGELQRFAIAAVFVKKADIYMFDEPSSYLDVRQRLKAAQVIRSLLRHDSYVIVVEHDLSVLDYLSDFVCCLYGKPGAYGVVTLPFSVREGINVFLAGFIPTENLRFRDESLTFRVSDTPQETDGEVKSYARYKYPNMSKQLGGFKLQVMEGEFTDSQIIVMLGENGTGKTTFIRMLAGAFPREEGVDSGMPEFNVSYKPQGNDSKRECTVRQLLHDKIRDAYTHPQFVSDVIRPLQIEPLLDQVVKTLSGGEKQRVAITLCLGKPADIYLIDEPSAHLDSEQRITASKVIKRFILHAKKTAFIVEHDFIMATYLADRVIVYEGQPAVKCIAHSPQSLLSGMNLFLSHLNITFRRDPTNFRPRINKLESTKDKEQKAAGSYYYLDD; encoded by the exons ATGGTGGAAGAGATTTGTGCTGATATGGAGTTGAACCAGATCCTGGAGCGTGAAGCAAGACAAGTATCTGGTGGGGAGCTGCAGAGGTTTGCGATTGCCGCAGTTTTCGTAAAGAAGGCTGATATATACATGTTTGATGAACCATCTAGTTACCTCGATGTGAGGCAGAGACTCAAAGCTGCTCAAGTTATACGCTCACTCCTCAGACATGACAG CTACGTAATTGTTGTGGAGCACGACCTCAGCGTCCTTGACTATCTCTCCGATTTCGTTTGCTGTTTGTATGGGAAACCAGGAGCATATGGTGTCGTGACTCTCCCCTTTTCTGTCAGAGAAGGAATCAATGTGTTCTTGGCCGGGTTTATCCCCACAGAAAACTTGCGTTTCAGGGATGAATCTCTGACCTTCAGG GTTTCTGATACTCCACAAGAGACTGATGGGGAAGTGAAGTCCTATGCAAGATACAAATACCCAAACATGAGTAAGCAACTTGGGGGTTTCAAGCTGCAAGTTATGGAAGGGGAGTTCACAGACTCTCAGATTATTGTAATGCTCGGAGAGAATGGTACAGGGAAAACGACCTTCATCCGCATGCTG GCAGGCGCATTCCCACGTGAAGAGGGTGTTGACTCGGGGATGCCGGAGTTTAATGTGTCGTACAAACCGCAAGGCAATGATTCGAAGCGCGAGTGTACAGTAAGACAGTTGCTACATGATAAGATCCGTGATGCATATACGCATCCTCAGTTTGTGTCAGATGTAATAAGACCGCTTCAGATTGAGCCGTTGTTGGATCAAGTGGTAAAAACTCTGTCGGGTGGAGAGAAGCAGAGGGTTGCCATTACTCTATGCCTTGGGAAGCCCGCTGATATCTATCTGATTGATGAGCCAAGTGCGCATTTGGACTCAGAGCAGCGGATCACAGCTTCAAAGGTGATAAAACGGTTTATCCTGCATGCAAAGAAAACAGCGTTTATCGTAGAGCATGACTTTATTATGGCGACCTATCTGGCGGACAGAGTCATTGTGTACGAAGGACAGCCAGCCGTCAAGTGTATCGCTCATTCGCCACAGTCGCTGCTCAGCGGAATGAACCTCTTCTTATCG CACCTGAACATCACATTCAGACGAGATCCAACAAACTTCAGGCCAAGGATCAACAAATTAGAGTCTACCAAGGA
- the LOC104704673 gene encoding putative F-box protein At3g13624: MGGWIVNVGRSFCGQNHVETMKSTMADRLTRIAIVNEDRCKPKKCRQECKKSCPVVKTGRLCIEVSPSSKTSFLSEELCIGCGICVKKCAIQIINLPTDLEKDTTHRYRSNAFKLHRLPVPRPGQVLGLVGTNGIGKSTALKILAGKLKPNLGRYNNPPDWQEILTHFRGSELQSYFTRVLEENLKTVIKPQHVDQIKKLVQGDLGKMLEKLDERGMMVQICADLELDPILDRRGKDVSGGELQRFAIAAVFIKKAEIYMFDEPSSFLDVRQRLKAAQVLRSLLRPDSCLLELGKATTMSELPGDVVEEILPRVPLTSLSAVRFTCKKWNSLSKNRIVGKAAAVRKQFLGFIMMNYKVCSMRFDLQGIRNDDGGDLVDPSIKQVGLLDQIEVSKVFHCDGLLLCVLKDNSRLLVWNPYLGQTRWILPRNSFHRLDRYAIGYDKNRNHKILRVFGDYQGRNQVFGYEIYDFGSDSWRAFYPTPDRDIESHQRGVSLKGSTYFLAQEKKIKVGQQRVEDILVSFDFTSEKFGLPLSLPYDSYKADTFVSLSCVGEEKLAVLHQSWGVGDQLEIWVTNKIDHPGDVVSWSMFLSSGSVSSVNSMAGSFFIDEEIKVAVVFDLDEDKGTETCRNQTAYMIGEDHYFKSVNIGEARNLGKPDEFGYTQRIYCRPLVCSSYVPSLVQLQINQPGTRIESDDQHSFLHLL; encoded by the exons ATGGGTGGCTGGATTGTTAACGTCGGACGTTCGTTTTGTGGCCAGAACCATGTTGAAACGATGAAAAG TACCATGGCAGATCGATTGACCCGAATTGCTATCGTGAATGAAGACCGGTGCAAGCCGAAGAAATGCCGCCAGGAGTGCAAGAAGAGCTGTCCTGTTGTCAAGACTG GGAGACTTTGCATCGAGGTGTCTCCGTCTTCCAAGACCTCTTTCTTGTCAGAGGAGCTGTGTATAGGATGTGGCATCTGCGTGAAG AAATGCGCTATTCAAATTATCAACCTTCCCACGGACTTGGAGAAAGATACAACCCACCGCTATAGGTCCAATGCTTTTAAACTGCACAG GCTTCCAGTTCCAAGGCCGGGGCAAGTCCTAGGTTTGGTTGGAACAAACGGTATCGGTAAATCAACTGCTCTCAAAATCTTGGCTGgaaaactcaaaccaaatctTGGCAGATACAAT AACCCTCCGGACTGGCAAGAAATTTTGACTCACTTCCGCGGGTCAGAGCTTCAAAGCTATTTCACCCGAGTCTTGGAAGAGAATCTGAAG ACCGTTATAAAGCCTCAACATGTCGACCAAATCAAAAAACTTGTCCAAGGCGACCTTGGGAAGATGCTTGAGAAGCTGGACGAGAGAGGAATGATGGTGCAGATTTGTGCTGATCTGGAGTTGGACCCTATCCTTGACCGCAGGGGAAAAGATGTATCCGGCGGAGAGCTGCAGAGGTTTGCGATTGCCGCAGTTTTCATTAAGAAGGCTGAGATTTACATGTTTGACGAGCCATCCAGCTTCCTCGATGTGAGGCAAAGACTGAAAGCTGCTCAAGTTCTACGCTCACTTCTCAGGCCTGACAG CTGTCTTTTGGAACTTGGAAAAGCGACGACAATGTCAGAACTTCCTGGGGATGTGGTAGAGGAGATACTCCCTAGGGTTCCATTGACATCTCTGAGCGCAGTGCGATTTACTTGCAAAAAGTGGAACTCATTATCTAAGAATCGGATTGTTGGTAAAGCAGCAGCAGTAAGGAAGCAgtttttaggattcattatgATGAATTATAAGGTTTGCTCGATGAGGTTCGATCTTCAAGGAATCCGAAACGACGACGGTGGTGACTTGGTtgatccatctataaagcaaGTAGGTCTACTTGACCAAATCGAGGTATCTAAAGTCTTTCACTGTGACGGCTTACTCCTATGCGTTCTCAAGGACAACTCAAGGCTTTTGGTATGGAATCCCTATTTGGGGCAGACTAGGTGGATTCTACCGAGAAACAGTTTCCACAGGTTAGATAGGTATGCTATCGGTTATGACAAGAAccgtaaccacaaaatcttgagggTTTTTGGTGATTATCAAGGCAGAAACCAAGTTTTTGGTTATGAAATCTATGATTTTGGCTCTGATTCATGGAGGGCTTTTTATCCAACTCCCGACAGGGATATAGAGTCTCATCAACGTGGCGTGTCTTTGAAGGGAAGCACATATTTCTTGGCTcaagagaagaaaattaaagTGGGTCAACAAAGAGTTGAGGATATTCTAGTCTCGTTTGACTTTACAAGCGAAAAGTTTGGACTGCCTCTGTCTCTTCCGTATGACTCTTACAAGGCAGATACTTTTGTGTCTCTGTCTTGTGTCGGAGAAGAGAAGCTCGCGGTATTACATCAAAGCTGGGGGGTTGGTGACCAGCTGGAGATTTGGGTTACAAATAAGATTGATCATCCCGGTGATGTCGTCTCTTGGAGCATGTTTTTGAGTTCGGGCTCTGTTTCTAGCGTTAATTCTATGGCTgggagtttcttcattgacgaggagaTTAAAGTTGCTGTGGTTTTTGATCTAGACGAAGATAAAGGAACCGAGACATGTCGCAACCAAACTGCCTACATGATTGGAGAAGACCATTACTTCAAATCTGTGAATATCGGAGAGGCTCGGAATCTCGGGAAGCCAGACGAATTTGGATATACTCAACGCATATATTGTCGCCCACTTGTGTGCTCATCATATGTTCCAAGCTTGGTGCAACTCCAGATCAACCAACCAGGCACAAGGATAGAAAGCGATGATCAACATAGCTTCTTGCATCTTCTTTGA
- the LOC104704686 gene encoding uncharacterized protein LOC104704686, with translation MAAETVDNTQPLLHVNMSNVSKLTSLNYVTWSLQVHSLLDGYDLAGFIDGTTPSPSPTVTTNGQTITNPDFTKWMRQDKLIYSGLLGTLSPTVQPLVSTTKSASEMWRSLADTYAKPSRGHVQQL, from the coding sequence ATGGCCGCTGAAACTGTGGATAACACTCAACCACTGCTTCATGTCAACATGAGCAATGTCTCCAAACTCACCTCTCTCAACTATGTCACTTGGAGTCTCCAAGTACACTCCCTACTTGATGGCTATGACTTAGCTGGTTTCATTGATGGAACCACACCCTCTCCGTCTCCAACTGTCACGACCAACGGCCAAACCATCACAAACCCAGATTTCACCAAATGGATGCGCCAAGACAAGCTGATCTACAGCGGTCTTCTTGGGACACTCTCCCCCACTGTGCAACCTCTTGTCTCTACCACCAAATCTGCATCAGAAATGTGGAGATCTCTGGCTGACACATACGCTAAACCAAGTCGAGGCCATGTCCAGCAACTTTGA
- the LOC104778171 gene encoding uncharacterized protein LOC104778171 isoform X2, with the protein MAEAARLDEIRHFLNSANGKNIPKLDAELNAIMERYKEVATHDEVAAELLDFMLAQEDNFGNYFECYGNILTRFGFDQLTMIEHLEDTLLLYPPYFVHLTVHSMRISSKYG; encoded by the exons atggcTGAAGCTGCTAGGCTTGACGAG ATCCGGCATTTTCTAAATTCTGCAAATGGAAAGAATATACCCAAACTGGATGCTGAACTGAACGCGATAAT GGAACGTTACAAGGAGGTTGCTACACATGACGAGGTTGCAGCAGAGTTACTTGATTTTATGCTTGCACAAGAag acAACTTTGGGAATTATTTTGAGTGCTATGGAAACATTCTCACACGTTTTGGTTTCGACCAATTAACCATGATTGAGCATTTGGAGGATACACTACTCTTGTACCCTCCCTATTTTGTTCAC TTAACGGTGCACTCCATGAGAATCTCGTCCAAGTATGGCTAA
- the LOC104778171 gene encoding uncharacterized protein LOC104778171 isoform X3 encodes MAEAARLDEIRHFLNSANGKNIPKLDAELNAIMERYKEVATHDEVAAELLDFMLAQEDNFGNYFECYGNILTRFGFDQLTMIEHLEDTLLF; translated from the exons atggcTGAAGCTGCTAGGCTTGACGAG ATCCGGCATTTTCTAAATTCTGCAAATGGAAAGAATATACCCAAACTGGATGCTGAACTGAACGCGATAAT GGAACGTTACAAGGAGGTTGCTACACATGACGAGGTTGCAGCAGAGTTACTTGATTTTATGCTTGCACAAGAag acAACTTTGGGAATTATTTTGAGTGCTATGGAAACATTCTCACACGTTTTGGTTTCGACCAATTAACCATGATTGAGCATTTGGAGGATACACTACTCTT TTAA
- the LOC104778171 gene encoding uncharacterized protein LOC104778171 isoform X1, translating to MAEAARLDEIRHFLNSANGKNIPKLDAELNAIMERYKEVATHDEVAAELLDFMLAQEDNFGNYFECYGNILTRFGFDQLTMIEHLEDTLLLYPPYFVHVINDYIWVKLLFFNSLICNICFFFGSYKTGDGHSGS from the exons atggcTGAAGCTGCTAGGCTTGACGAG ATCCGGCATTTTCTAAATTCTGCAAATGGAAAGAATATACCCAAACTGGATGCTGAACTGAACGCGATAAT GGAACGTTACAAGGAGGTTGCTACACATGACGAGGTTGCAGCAGAGTTACTTGATTTTATGCTTGCACAAGAag acAACTTTGGGAATTATTTTGAGTGCTATGGAAACATTCTCACACGTTTTGGTTTCGACCAATTAACCATGATTGAGCATTTGGAGGATACACTACTCTTGTACCCTCCCTATTTTGTTCACGTAATTAATGATTATATCTGGgttaagttattattttttaatagtttaatttgtaatatatgttttttttttgggtcttatAAAACTGGCGATGGGCATTCTGGAAGTTAA
- the LOC104704691 gene encoding uncharacterized protein LOC104704691: MGTYLGLHEKIHGSKAQDFAFVRDRLHKRVNLWTSKSLSKRGKEVLIKSVAQAIPTYVMSCFLLPKAICSKLTSVIADFWWNNRADSRGLHWISWEKMCTQLSEGRLGFRTLEEFNLALLAKQLWRLLRYPDSLLSRVLKGRYFRYCSPLEIQVSNRPSYGWRSMLVAKHVLSYGIRKTIGWKLERLRELFPPKEIILILGIKPSLNASSDGYSWTLTKSGNYTVKSGYEAARAISRPVCDLPFQDLSVTTLKAQAWKLKTSRKLKHFVWQCVNGCLATCQRLHYRHIEVDRSGHGWIASFGARLLHMGLKCSRISKPIPLTCGVRHSCLGYGVPSGLEHR; the protein is encoded by the exons ATGGGTACATACTTGGGTCTCCATGAGAAGATTCATGGGTCAAAAGCACAAGACTTTGCATTCGTAAGGGATAGACTCCATAAGAGGGTGAATTTATGGACCTCAAAATCCTTGTCCAAGAGAGGCAAGGAAGTCCTGATAAAATCAGTGGCACAAGCAATTCCGACATATGTAATGTCgtgttttctcttaccaaaagctaTATGTTCAAAACTAACTAGTGTGATTGCTGATTTCTGGTGGAACAATAGAGCAGATAGTAGAGGTCTACACTGGATCTCATGGGAGAAGATGTGTACTCAACTTTCTGAAGGTAGGCTAGGCTTCCGAACACTAGAAGAATTTAATCTTGCTCTTTTGGCAAAGCAGCTATGGAGGTTGCTGAGATATCCAGATTCCCTCCTTAGTCGTGTTCTCAAAGGGAGATACTTTCGTTATTGTAGTCCGTTAGAGATACAAGTATCCAATCGACCTTCATATGGTTGGAGGAGCATGTTGGTAGCAAAACATGTTCTCTCGTATGGAATCCGTAAGACCATAGG GTGGAAACTGGAGCGTCTTCGGGAACTTTTCCCCCCGAAAGAAATTATCCTTATTTTGGGAATTAAACCAAGCTTAAATGCCTCGAGTGATGGTTATTCATGGACCTTGACAAAGTCTGGGAATTACACCGTTAAGTCTGGGTATGAAGCCGCGAGAGCTATCTCTCGCCCTGTTTGCGACCTCCCTTTTCAGGATCTAAGTGTTACAACACTCAAGGCgcaagcatggaagttaaaaacatcacgaaAGCTTAAGCATTTCGTGTGGCAATGTGTGAATGGGTGCTTGGCTACATGTCAACGCCtgcattatcgccatattg aggtggataggagtggACACGGCTGGATTGCTTCTTTCGGTGCTAGACTCTTGCACATGGGACTTAAATGTTCGCGTATATCGAAGCCTATCCCCCTTACATGCGGAGTTAGACACTCttgtttgggctatggagtgccTTCTGGCCTTGAACATAGATAA